The Lycium barbarum isolate Lr01 chromosome 12, ASM1917538v2, whole genome shotgun sequence genome includes a region encoding these proteins:
- the LOC132624654 gene encoding probable protein phosphatase 2C 51 yields the protein MARRRDAVHSLDIKQVRANWKIKSVIICGLIISVLVGILTNPNVSYVTNPKPEPDPEPELDPEAEKIAHALLSSLHKKTTTLSNPTQNCHFASIQGRRSYQEDRVTCDLDLNIPFFGPNSGGIEVVKVGAVAVFDGHIGSAASDMASRIFLDKFLLKNYGEQSSNFTEFLKSSLVDTIEDIDVAFSKAAFEYHLYSGSTAVVALVYNNSKALVANVGDSKAFICSASLAKELTRDHNADRSDERARVEASGGEFTPIYDAPDLLMGHFPITRAIGDVPLKQYGIIATPEVTDWLQLTSKDEFLVVASDGIFESLSPQKVCDFLNEAEGQHLDPSVLAQQLIQKAYLDGSTDNLSVVLVPLAYSGGSAVDDLPTDI from the coding sequence ATGGCCCGACGTCGCGATGCTGTTCACTCTTTAGATATTAAACAAGTAAGAGCTAATTGGAAGATTAAGAGTGTTATCATATGTGGATTAATTATTTCCGTCCTAGTTGGAATTTTAACCAACCCTAACGTTAGTTACGTAACTAATCCTAAGCCTGAACCTGATCCTGAACCAGAACTTGACCCTGAAGCAGAGAAGATTGCACACGCACTCCTTTCGTCTCTTCATAAAAAAACGACAACATTGTCAAATCCAACTCAAAATTGTCACTTTGCCTCTATCCAAGGAAGAAGGTCATATCAGGAGGATCGAGTAACATGCGACCTTGATCTTAATATTCCTTTCTTCGGGCCTAATAGCGGCGGCATTGAAGTGGTGAAGGTTGGGGCTGTGGCAGTATTTGATGGACATATTGGATCGGCTGCTAGTGACATGGCCTCGAGGATCTTTCTCGATAAGTTTCTCCTTAAGAATTACGGTGAACAATCTTCTAACTTTACGGAATTTCTAAAATCCTCATTAGTTGATACCATTGAGGATATTGATGTAGCATTCTCCAAGGCTGCTTTTGAATATCACCTTTATTCGGGATCTACTGCAGTTGTTGCCCTCGTGTATAATAATAGCAAAGCTTTAGTGGCAAATGTTGGAGACTCAAAAGCGTTTATTTGCTCTGCTTCTTTGGCTAAGGAGTTGACGAGAGATCATAATGCAGATAGGTCGGATGAGAGGGCTAGGGTTGAAGCTTCTGGAGGAGAATTCACCCCCATTTATGATGCTCCTGATCTCCTCATGGGTCACTTCCCCATTACTCGAGCTATCGGCGATGTTCCATTGAAACAATATGGCATTATAGCTACTCCAGAGGTGACTGATTGGCTACAATTAACTTCAAAAGATGAGTTTTTGGTGGTGGCATCTGACGGAATATTTGAAAGCTTAAGTCCCCAAAAAGTTTGTGACTTTCTAAATGAGGCAGAGGGCCAACATTTAGATCCCTCAGTATTGGCTCAACAGCTTATTCAGAAGGCATATTTAGATGGCAGCACCGATAATTTATCAGTTGTTTTAGTTCCCTTGGCATATTCAGGGGGATCTGCTGTAGATGATTTACCAACTGATATTTAG
- the LOC132622038 gene encoding probable leucine-rich repeat receptor-like protein kinase At1g35710, whose translation MISTLFSYPLIYTMGICGRKKSSLIIFFYIIISVFVPWPIESCHPVDKTALLDFKKRVTSDPSNLLQTWTLTTDCCKSWEGIACESNGRVVNVSRPGLSSGDDFIIDTSISGTLSPSLSKLSFLELLDLSNLKDLTGPIPPEFGKLSRLIYLILDTNKLSGSIPVTFKNLDQLKKLYLSDNTLSGTIPSSIFENSFSLSELGLSANQFSGPIPSSIGSILSLTKLDMSQNKFSGSIPESIGRLKNLTYVDLSENKLSGKLPNSIGNLSQVVLMYLNQNQLKGKIPSSISGLSSLVFLRLSENKLSGSLPPSIGNLPKIQRLIFENNKLTGKLPATLGHLVTLTDMFFANNLFTGKIPSSFGDLQSLQTLDLSKNKLSGEIPHQLVKLVMLQTLDLSLNPLGLSKIPSWFKKLKVFRLILAKTGIKGKLPSWLASSSLSTLDLSNNGLTGKLPKWIGNMTSLSFLNLSNNAFHSSIPDEFRNLSLLMDLDLQSNKFSGNLKAIFSKNFQDPLGRYNSINLAYNMFNGPVDENSGNEPVMTSIVSLSLSHNPLTGHIPKSLGNLTRLQEIKLAENGLTGEIPTEFGNWKELKTILLSNNKLGGAIPAEVLNLKDLQEFDVSGNRLTGRIPPHKANIPKSAFLGNNGLCGAPLPPCRHT comes from the coding sequence ATGATATCtacattattttcatatccacTAATCTACACTATGGGAATATGCGGTAGGAAAAAATCTTCATTGATCATCTTCTTTTACATCATCATCTCTGTCTTTGTTCCATGGCCAATAGAATCTTGTCATCCAGTAGATAAAACAGCACTGTTAGACTTCAAGAAGAGAGTTACTTCTGATCCTTCAAACTTATTGCAAACATGGACACTTACAACTGATTGCTGCAAATCTTGGGAAGGTATTGCTTGTGAATCCAATGGCAGAGTTGTCAATGTCTCTCGTCCTGGCCTCTCTTCAGGGGACGATTTCATTATCGATACTTCAATTTCTGGGactctttctccttctctttctaaaCTCTCTTTTCTTGAATTGCTTGATCTTAGTAATCTAAAGGACTTAACAGGACCAATTCCACCTGAATTTGGCAAGTTATCACGTTTgatttacctaattcttgataCTAACAAGCTCTCCGGATCTATACCTGTTACATTTAAAAATCTTGACCAGCTGAAGAAGCTTTATCTCAGTGATAATACTCTTTCTGGTACTATTCCTTCAAGTATTTTTGAAAATTCCTTTTCACTATCAGAACTTGGTCTTTCAGCAAATCAGTTTTCAGGGCCAATACCATCTTCAATTGGGAGTATATTATCATTGACCAAGCTTGATATGAGTCAAAATAAGTTCTCTGGAAGCATTCCAGAGAGTATAGGAAGACTCAAAAATCTTACATATGTTGATTTGTCTGAAAATAAGTTATCTGGAAAGCTTCCAAACTCAATTGGAAACCTTTCCCAAGTAGTTCTAATGTATCTGAATCAAAACCAACTGAAAGGAAAAATTCCTTCATCAATATCTGGTCTTAGCTCATTGGTATTCCTCCGTTTATCGGAGAACAAGCTGAGTGGCAGTTTGCCACCTTCTATTGGCAACCTTCCGAAAATCCAACGGCTAATATTTGAGAACAACAAGCTTACTGGAAAACTACCTGCAACACTTGGACATCTTGTAACTCTCACTGACATGTTTTTCGCTAATAACCTTTTTACAGGCAAAATCCCATCAAGTTTTGGCGATCTACAGTCCCTACAGACACTAGATTTGTCAAAAAATAAGCTCAGTGGTGAAATTCCTCATCAGCTTGTAAAACTAGTGATGTTACAAACATTGGATCTGTCACTTAATCCTCTGGGGCTTTCAAAAATACCAAGTTGGTTCAAGAAACTAAAAGTGTTTCGTCTCATATTAGCGAAGACTGGGATTAAAGGGAAGCTCCCAAGTTGGTTGGCTTCGTCATCATTATCAACACTAGATTTATCCAACAATGGTTTGACAGGAAAATTACCTAAATGGATTGGAAATATGACTAGCCTTTCATTCTTGAATTTGTCAAACAACGCCTTCCATTCATCGATCCCTGATGAATTCAGGAACCTGTCACTGCTGATGGATCTTGATCTTCAATCCAACAAATTTTCAGGCAACTTGAAAGCAATTTTTTCCAAGAATTTTCAAGACCCCCTTGGCCGCTACAATTCAATTAATCTTGCGTACAACATGTTCAATGGACCAGTAGATGAAAACAGTGGAAATGAACCTGTCATGACATCTATTGTGTCACTAAGTTTGTCCCACAATCCATTGACAGGGCACATACCGAAATCACTTGGAAATTTGACAAGATTGCAGGAAATTAAACTAGCCGAGAATGGGTTAACAGGTGAGATTCCAACAGAATTTGGGAATTGGAAGGAACTAAAAACAATTTTACTATCAAATAACAAATTGGGAGGTGCCATACCAGCAGAAGTTCTGAATTTGAAAGACCTTCAAGAATTTGATGTGTCGGGAAATCGACTAACTGGTAGAATCCCTCCCCATAAAGCCAATATCCCAAAGTCTGCATTTTTGGGAAATAATGGCTTGTGTGGAGCTCCACTTCCTCCTTGTAGGCACACATAG